Genomic segment of Seriola aureovittata isolate HTS-2021-v1 ecotype China chromosome 1, ASM2101889v1, whole genome shotgun sequence:
CAATGCCAGTTAGCAGCATTTGAATCACATCCAATGAGAGCTGAATCACCTGAGTCCAAACTGCAGGTGCAAAAACTATTTAAGTCTGGGAAACAGGGTTTTGCGATGTGTAGCGACATAACGACGCTGGGCTCAACGTCATGATGTCTGTCAATCTGCACTGCTGACATGTTTATCTTAACCTGCCCTCCATGTTTCTACCCATTTGATACCGAGGAGCAAAAACACTTCAATCGCTTAAACTGGATATTCTTACtgctactgtatataataatatatattttaaaagatCAGTATTTATCACTTCATTGTGACTGTCTCCCTGCTTCCTCTTagttttaaattagatttttttttgcatatttaaaaaatctacatcttgtttttcactgaatgttaaaaaaaaaaaacatgaggcACGTCTTCCTGATATTAGCTATTAAGTTTGCACAATCCACATCTCATTTGGCTCAGTTTCAACATCCTTCTCTGACACATCTAACTCACATTTTTTGCGTCtcctgctctgtgattggctgctaaCTGAGCATCAATTGCTTTTACCTGGATTCACCTTGTCAGCGTAACTCATGACAAGCACACCAAATATTCAGCACCTTCCATTGTTCCTGCTGTGTGCTGTTGACTGACCTGGCTCTGCTGGCTGCTATCCTCTGACTGCAGTTACCATGAGGCTGGCGGTAGTTGGGGAGCTGGTAGTATCTGTCCTGGCCTGGGGCCTCGTCGGCGGGCAGGGCCTTAGGGCTGGCTGCGTAGATAGTGCATCCCATGAACACCTCCTGGAAGGCAACCTTAGTGTCCTACAGCGAGCGGAGGAGAGCCGTCCTCAAGGTATCCTTCCTGTGAGCGGCCTGTCCTGTCCTGATGCCAGCCAGCTGCTCTGTGGAAAAGCCACTGGCTCAGCACATTGCTATCTTAACCCCTCCTTCCTTATGAGTCTATCCTGCAGCCAacctcgtcctctctctctctctctctctctctctctctctctctctctctctctctctctctctctctctctctctctctctctctctctctgtctccctccctcctgcctctgcagagctgagagcagagaggatAATCAGATTTCACATTTACACTCAACAAAATCATCCCCAGCGTAATCACTCCCTGTCACTGATGTTGCATTATGCTAATGCACAGAGCGTACTCTCAGTTCAGGAGCATTAGGGCCAGTTAAAAATACCCTAACTTCCTGATAGAAGTGAATGccacagcagacacagataAAGTCTTAACAGTGTGTGTTCGTTAACTGATGAACTGCTGACAGCTGGTCAAACACACAGCttgggctgcagctaatgatcatttcatttttcaatctATTACTGTCTGAATACGGTCGGAAATGAGTGACAACTAATTTTCCAGTGCCTAATGTAATCTTCAAGTTGTTTAGTTTGACtgaccaaaagtccaaaactgAAAGATACAgtattcaatttaaaataaaccgtgaaagtgaaagtaaacaTACGAGAAGCTTGTGCCAGCAGATGAGGCATTTTTGCAGGATTATTGATTTAAAGGTCGCCTCAAACGTGTTTCAAGACATAACATAACACATCACTCagctttgaataataatttgtctgACAAggtttttttctccaaaaataaatgaataaaatcactCAATCAATAAATTATTAACAAATTGCACCTACTCCTCCCtaattgaaaaacataaaaaatccAGGAGTTGGGGGAAGTTTTCAGTGATTAATGGGTGATCAAATTAATTCTTtgctatatacatatattatatatattgtatatgttgTATAACATGACATTTGTATTGTGTTAAACTCCTGGAGTATGTCAGTTAGGACAGACTGAGGTCTCTTTAGAGACACTGCTCTCCTGTGGCCAAAACCCACAGTGCAGTTTCCATATGGTAATAAAGTGTATTTCTACCAATCACTGTTCGACTACTCCAGGAAAGGAATACTTTTCTACCTCCTGTGTTCTGGTGACTCTTTTCTGATACTGtgtgaaataatgtaataataatatcgAATAAAAACTACCAAGGTCAGTTTTTAGAAATCAACCTGTCAGACTTTACAAAAGGCAAACTCATCgctatttaaaataaaatttgaaatgaaGTCTCAATTTGAAGACAACACCTGCACAAACATGACGGGATGCTGAAGAGTCGTTGATCATCTTTCAACAAGATATAGATTTGCAAACAGCGAGACAGTATTACTGTCTAACTTGTATAACTCCACAGCAATGACAGAGCAGGAGCCATTGAGCAGTTCCCAGGACAGATAGTCTcataaaaagatttattttttccagccCAAATTTACAAAGGCAAGTTACAGAGTATTGTATAAAAAAGAACCATGGTAATGTACACTTTACACAAACTCctgaagggagggagaaaggaggagagggggaagagtTCTGAATTTctcacacagaaagaaaatgaagacattGTAAACATCCTTGCAAGCACCAGTCCTGGTACTTTGGGGGGGTTTTGTGTGACAGTAGGTGGGTCAGGAAAGGACAAACGAGcaagtgtctctgtgttttcacagaagAATGTTCAACTAGGCACCAATTGAGACAACTGCTGGCCAATAAATATACTCTTCACCATGAAACAAATACAGTCCTGCAAAATACAAGAGCCAAGCACTTTCCAATATGTTTATAGCAAACATTACTTTTCTGGCTTTTCATACACTTTAGTATATATGATTTTCACTGGGCTTTGCTTACTACTGAGATAACATTACTACTCtcagagagagaacaaatgCACTTGTCACAACCATTGTCTGATAAAACTATATGTATGCAGTCTGCTGGTACTAAAACCCACTGACTTTAATGACAACATCACAGCTGCCTAGATTACCCTTACAGATTAAGTACAAGTCAAACACCACCACATTCATCTTAATCATGTCAGCCATTCTTCTTTAAAATGCGCAAAAAGACAAACGATAAACCATCTGGCAAAAATTTGTGGAAGGAGAAACTGACAACTTATTTACTTGGAATGTCCAAGAACCTCAAAATGAAGAGCTGCAGTTTCATGATCATGAGTAGTGTCTCAACAAACCGCTAACATCCAACTTCAGAGGGTGCTAGACACGAGATTAACTGGTGGCTTACGGACTTAATCACATACagtgttaaatttaaaaaaaaaaaaaaaactacaacaatgGGGACACTAAAGGTGATTGTAAAACCAAaatcaataaaattaaatttaatgacAACATGGTCAATAATCTACTCTCATTATAATGCTTTTTAGAGGAACGTAAAGATTGTTCACAACCCACAACAGCATGGTATGGCATATTAACAGTCAATCATGGGCCAATTTGTCATTTCTGAACGAACAGCACACACAGCTCAGAGCAGAAAATGTGCTTTTCTCACACCCATAAACAGAAGCCCTCTCAAATCAATGCAAATAGCATATGGATAGAATTTCACTTACAACCCCTGAGGTATGAGAGAACTGTAATTCAAAGCCAAGAGGGACCTCTGGTAGAACAGGCCATATTGACGCTTGGCtctttgtgtagtttttttttaagttaaccAGACTTGGTTTAATTTTACAGAGTGGCACCATCAGTTTGAGATCCAAAGGAAAGCCTAGAGCCAGgtcagctgcttcttttcagCTGACCTGGCAACTCTGAGCCTTCCCACTTCAGTCGTGTGTGCGTCATCAAGGTCCCATTTCATTCGTTTTCACCATGTTAGCTTTTGCTCCAAGCTTTTCTCTGGCTCACCCTTTCTTGTGAATTTAGTTCATTGTCTGCATCTGATTGGTTTATGTTTGTTCTATAATAGTAACAGCAGaaagaggtttttattttttatttttgggttAATTTCATGCACTTTTGTTTAATGTGCCAGTAGTTGACCTTACAGCACAGGCAGCAactgaacaaagaaaactgGTGTCTGAGGTATCAGACTCACTGGCCCAGTTTCAGACTGATCCAAAGCTAGCCGCTGGCAAGAAAACCATGCTAACAACTGCCTGAGGTGAAAGTGTGTTATGGTGAAGTCACACAAGCAAGCGAAGCACCAAGAGAAAttcagtccttttttttttttttttatagtgcaCAATAGCCTAAAAAATATCAGACTGATTTACcgttttgttttctcttaatCTGACTGAATTGTCAGTTTGAGTTGCCATGATGTGGACAGCGATTCACAGGTCTGGAACCGGTCTAACCGCACACTGCATGTTGAGATGAATGGAGACGTGCACCAAGGTTGTGATGTGTTGAAAAAGTTCatcatataattaaaaaaaagaaaagaaaaaaaagaaaaagacaaccAAAGCCGGGGCAAAGAAGAAGCACACCGAGACATCTAGAGAGACTCTGCAATGATCTGAGCACAAAATGTTTAACGCTGTGAAGTCCGGAAGCTATTTAACAGTGACGGTTTGGAAACAGTCGCGTGCTGggataaatataaacatttatgcACATAAAAGTAGGCTAAAAGTCTAtattacagcagaaaaatacatGAGTTGAGTGAAATTTCACATTGTTTACAGAAAACAATCAAACTTGATTGAATGAAGCACAGTCTTACAgtaaaaaacactaaaaaaacaaaaaaacaaaacaaaacaaaaaacccacaAGTGGCctaatgaagtgatgacaatGCCCCGTGAATTCATCGCTTGCTAATGTGGCTTCACCGTTTTGAGTGAGCGTGAAGACAGATGTGACTCTTTCATTgagagcaaaaaagaaagaaaaaaaacaggactaATACCAGCATCAGACACATTCAATGATGAACACAATGATAtgatagaaaagaaaacatgaatagTGTTTATTCTCCATTGAGGTGTATGCGGTCCCTTCGCAAAACATGACGACATCATCCCTGAAACAAGAACTGAGGGTTCAAAGAGGATGGGAATTAACAATGAcgatggaaaatgaaaaacttcAGTCTCAGGCTCTTAAGTCTCTGAAGAAAGCAGCTGCTGCCATATTCCCTCTCCCCACAAAATATAGCCGAACATTTGTCAAGTTAAGGATATACTGTTGTTTCACGGCATACGAGAAGCCAAAGACATAGAGTTGAAATCATTTCAATatgattcacttttttttgtcagtcttTAATTTAGTTTGACTCCCCTTTCCCATCAGCCACCCAACTCCCCAAAATCACTGCCAATTTCTTTCTGCGTGcgacaaaaaaacaatgcagtcaaaggaaaaaaaacaaaaaacaaaaacacacacaacaaaaaaagctgtTCTGGCAGTCCAATAGTCTCTTTTTGCATTGTATTTGTTGACAGTGCAAAGACTAGATAATCAGCGGGTTGGTGTTTCCTCTGCATGATGGGGCAGAGTAATGGCTTTGAACCTGGGTTATTATCAGTCCTGTTACAGTCCAAGGTTTGGAGAATTTGGGATCATTTAcgaggggagaaaaaaaaaaaaaaacgacaatcTGCCTAGCCTTTcagcagaagaaataaaaatatagatagAAACACCATTCAACTGATGTCTAAAAGGTAACACCCGGGAGATCTTCTTCTCATGTGATCCAGTCACATGAATCTTTGCAGGGTTGAGGTGTGACGGTCAGGTTTccctgcaaaacacacaaaaggaacaatttatttattaccagattatttattcatttatataaaacacagatgCGTAAAGAAAAAGggttaataaatatttttacacaCTTCCACTTGTAGTGGTGGAACATTTCTGAGGTATTTGTTATTTACCATTTTAGGTTATTTAATACTTGTACTTCAACAAATTTCAGAGTAAATTGTggcactttttttatttttttaacttcataACATTCACTTGAGAACCACATTTACTTTAAAGATTAAGATTTTAGatacaaaatactgtatgtgaatagtttgaaaaatatgatgcattttatacactacaacattaaaatgctgtttacacatAAATGCATTCCTAAAAGCAATACAAttatataatactgtatatataatcaTATAGTGCTTTGGAAGGGCATATTGACTTATGATACTTTAAGTGCATTTAGCTTgtaatacttctgtacttttacttaagtggAAGTTTGAGCAGAGGGATTTTACTTGTCATGAAATGTAAAGGATTTGAATAATAATGTGCTGTTTGACAGAAACTGGATATTATCACCTATAAGAACAGCTGTATAAGACTACAATAGTTTCAGCTGCcataataaactggcaactgaatgtgcatttatttatcaattGTAATATAAAAGAGCTCCCACTAGATGTCAGTGCAGGCTGCAGTGGATTAGTGTCTTGGCGAGCTCACGCCATGTCTCTATTATCAACACTTGTCCTCAGAGGACCCACTTAGAATGGATGAGCTGAGGGGCTAAATGCTGCACTGCATATTGTACTAGATTGCAGCAGAATAATGAGGGTTTTGTTTGGCcaggatttgttttctttacaggTTGCTGCCTCTGAGTCTGCAACGTAAATGTTGTAAGGAGAAAGGAGAGCAGGGTGTTCTTTTcactttaaatcaaatcaatccaggacaaagaaacacaaggcTTTATTTTAACAGGATGTTCTACAGCTGTGCCAGCACTCATAACTCATTGCCTAAATATTTTTAACTAGAGCTTTGTGCCTTGTTTACGTGAAGAAGAGTCTGCCACCTGCATTTGTCAGATTTGCAAACACTGCTCTCAGTTTACCTATGTGTCTCGGTaggcttgtgttttgtttcagtgtcagtcttttgcctgtctctgctgctgagggGATCTCACTGTTCTCACCTCTGTGGTGGTGGACAGagtaggggggtggggggtgggggttgctGCTTGTTGGCTGGCAACAATAGCTGATGAGGAGAGACCTATGGTGAATTGGGAAATGTATGACAATCAGTCATACTCCCTATTTTACTTCTGAATTTAGAGCGTGAACTGCCATATATTAACAGTCTGCATCTAATTACAGGAAGTTAAATATTCTGGACTGTTGGCCGTAATTTATTTAAGTAATTGGCAGTAAGCTATTTTGTTCAGTATGTAACAAAAGAAGAATAGTATAACATTTAGTGTTGAGATGGGGCTGACTGACCTGTGGCGTAGGACAGGTCATATTGCCCTGAGAGCAGGGGGTATGCTAGGTGGTGGTGAGAGGGCATGATACGCTGGGAGGGGGAGGAGCGCGGTCGGTCCacgtctctttctctttccctctcacgCTCCCTTTCCCGTTCTctgtctccagcagctcctctgtcctgctccctctccctgtcGTGGGGCGGCTTGTCACCTACTGTGGGGGATTTGCTCTTGTATTGGCTGGCGTGCTGATGCAGGATATCCAAGGCTTTGGAGTCTGTTGCCGTTTTGGTGACAGTGGGGCTAGCACGAGATTTGTCGTTGCCTTCCTCACCTCCGGCTATTTTACTACCATATGGAGAAAACGGATAACCTCCGGGTAGGTAAGAACCTGAGAGTGATGAAGAAAATTGATGGTTCAAATTTAGGTttgtacaaacacaaaatgtgacaattAATGATTGATTATTCTTTATCAATGTTCACATCAATCAAACATAATAATCAACATGATTTTAGGTCACCAACCAGTCCATTTTGACTCACATCATTCACTTAACAGGCCTATATACCCGCACATTGTCTCTACATTGGATCATTTTGATcctaaacatgaaaacatataaatattgCAATGCGGTTGACCAGATTGGCCCCAACTGCAGAACgtggtgttttcatttcatctacAAAGGAAAGTGCCTTGAGCACTCTGTCCACATGGATGTTGTATGTACCGTGTTAATAATACAGTGGCTTTATCTGTTGGGGAATTACCAGGCATGCTACTATACATGTTGAATATATTCTTTAGGCTACACATTTCAGATCCTCTGGGAAATTTTTGGATTAACACAAAATTCGACTACTCCTAGTACAATTTGTAAGAGCATGCAATTTTGCAAACACCTTCAATATTTATGGGGGGGGGCTGCAATTTTTCCCACTAAATGCAATTTCCCACATATAATCATTCTATTTAGACTAACTGAACGCAGGTCAAACAAAATCAATTCTTGATTGACTTGACCTGTTTAACttcctgtgctgtgttttgcCCCCAACAAGCTCCGCCAAATACTCACAATCATTTTGCTGCTCTACAATGCACAAAAATTGCTGCAAATTACATAAGACCTTTTATGCAGAAAATGCCTCCAGTTATGACTGAAATCATCACAAAAACACTTGGAAATCCCGCTGAGACTCGTGAATACAGTTTTGATAGACAATATAAATCTGCCCTAACAAATACCTACAGCCACTGAATTTTAAAAGCAAGCAAGCAAGAGACAAATTATTCAAGCCATGTTGACTAGGCTGCCTTTTCATCTAACATAAAAGCCACAgtgcagattttaaaatgtaggTAAGGCCAACAGCTTAATCACCATTCTAAATCAGTGCTCAGGTTAATCTTGCAAGTATTTGACCAAAAGAAACCATGAGAACCACTAATCAACAACGATTAAACTCGCTGGTCAAAAGAATATTACAAATGGATGACTTTAGCTTGTAAATGTCAccatttcaaacacatttaaaaaggatgtaagaaaattatttttcatactgCATATTATTTTTCACTAGGAATGTATTAAAAACCTCTAAAATTGAAATGTATTTCGAGTCAATCTAATGTCATACCTGGGTAATTCTGCATCATGACTGAGGGCATGCCCCTGTATCCAGGGTGGTTGGGGTCATAGCCTTGTCCATAGGGGTAACCATGCATGTAGGGCATGTAGCCTTGGTGCTGCGCTAGTGGTGATGAAAACTGCATGTGGGGATTGGAACGAGAGTCTTTGCTCATAGCCCGGTGGTCCTCAGAAGTGATTCTGGGATCGCAACCCTCTTTGCCGTCCTCCTTGGGCCCACTTTGATTGTCCTTGGGCCTGGGCCTATCGTCTTTTAATTTACGATCACGTTCCCGTTCTCTGTCCCTTTCGTCTTTCCATCgaggttgttgttgctggtgttCGTCTTCTGCTTGGGGCTTCTGGCTCTCGGGGTACTGCTGAGGGTGGGAAAGAAGGTCCAAGTCAGCATAAATCACATCTTTATATTGAAATTCCTCAAAAACATTCTCACAACAGATTCACAAGCACACTGTTACATTGGTGTTTACCTGTCTGTACCATATGGCCTGCTCCAGCCCTGCTTGACCTCTGGACTCCAGTGTTTGCTTGGAGTCTTCCTTTACATGGTGGCCCCCTTCAGTCAGCTTCATCTTTAGCCCCTCAGCTTGCTGGGACTTCTGGTCCTCTCCTTTTATGCTTCCAATAGTTTTTGAAGAGGGTTCAGAGGGCGAGTCCCTTGATTTTCCTGGGGGCTGTGGCGTTTTTCCGAGGTCTGACTGACTTGGGGCTTTGGAGAGGCTTGGTGGCATTGGGCTTTTTTGTTTCCACTCCTCCTTCATGGAggcttctctttcttttatggCTACATCTGACTTTTTCTCAGCAGCACGATGCTGTTCAGCCATCTGTCGCTGCCGCTCCTCATACTGTTGCCGGTAGGCTGGGTTGGTGTTCATCAAGTGGTTATGGTAGGCTTGATCAGGATGGTATGCATATGGAGGGACATAAGCATACTGGTTGTAGTAAAGAGGTTGCATGTACATGTTGGATCGCTGTTGGATGACTGAgggttgctgttgctgctgttgctgttgctgttgctgttgctgttgctgctgttgctgttgctgttgctgctgctgttgctgttgctgttgctgctgctgttgctgctgctgctggccagGAGCACTGCTGTCAGGTTTGCGGTCTTCATGAACCTCCACTTTGACTTTCTCCTCAACTTGGTCTTGGTCATCATCCCTTTTGATCTTAACCTGACCTTCAGCCACTGGTGTGCCTTGATTGGGCCCGCTGGGACTGGGGTTGACGTAATTGGGTGAGTAATACGCATCATAGCCGGCATAGTACGGGGACTCTTTGTTGGGTGTCTGGTTTGGAAAGAGTGCTTTTTTGACACTTTCCCTGATGGCTTGGTCCTCTGTCCTGACTTTGACACCTTCTAGTTTCCCTTCACCATCCTCACCAGCATCTGAAATGTCTGAATATGCTGGGCTATTAGTTTTGACTGATGAATTGTCAGCACCATTCTGGTTGACCACATGAAGTGGCGTTAGAGGCTGCGGCATCCCACTGCCATCTATTCGACTGGCTACACCAATGGATGGGCTAGGGGCATTGTCAGAAAAGCTGTAAATCTTGTCAGCCTCAGCCTTGATACTGGCCAAGCGACTCTGATGAAGATCTGAGGAGCCATTGAGGAGTCCTTCCCCCTTGTTTCCTTGATCAGAAGGTTCAGAGTATGGAAGTTTTCCTTCCTCTAGTTTTCCTCCCTTTCCCGGAGGCTTGGGGCTGTCAGCCTCCTTTCCActatcttttttcttcttgtctttcttcttcttgtctttggAACTACCTGAGGCAGGATCTCCAATGGCAGGGGGTTTAGGCTGTGTGCCTTTCATTTGCGGACTCTTAGGGATACCTTGTATCATTGGGGTAAGCCCTGGGGAAGAATTTGGGTTTCCAGGAGGAAAAGAGTACATTTGCTGGGATGCAGTAGAGCCAGGGCCAATGGGCCGTGGAGACTTCATGTTTTTCTGGGCCATTTTATCAGCCTTTGTGCCAGTGCTACTCTTTTTGGACTTGTCTGATCCTCTCTTATCATCTAAACCATCATTACTGGCCTCATCAGTGAGGCATGGCCCATCCTCACACCCGTCCATTGGTGTACCTCCTGTTTCTGGATCTGTCtcagcaattttctttttactctgcTTTGAACCAAACTTGCCAGGAGATGGGGAAGGACTTTGAGCATCAAAGTTCCTGCCTTTTGGAGTAACTGAACGTGCTGGAGACAAGGATCCTTTCTGAGAGATAGAGGCTCCATTACAGTTCCCTGGTTCAGGGTGGAGAGTTGAATCCTCTCCGTATTCACTGTCTCCATCTAAGTCCAACTTAATGTCATCATCATTGTGGGCACGGGCTTGGTGGTACTTTAGACCATTGATGTGCTTGTACTTCTTGTTGCAGTTAGGGTGTGGGCAGTCAATAAGAACTGGAGAGGGGCAGCTGCGATCGAGGGGAGGTGGAAGTGGCTCAGTCTTAATAGAAGGGATAGGCAGACCTGTTGGTCCCACCCCTCCACTGTTGGAGTTTGTCCGCATACGTTTGTTGCCTTTGGTGTCCTCTGAGCTGGAATTCGGTTCCATGTCTGAGGCTGGTTTGGTCTTGCGTTTCCCAGCTGAGGAGGGACTGGCCTTGATGTCCTCTGTGTTACTGTTCGGTGGAGTGCGGCGCTCTGATGGCGTCTGGCTGCCCCTTCGGCCCTTGCTGTTAGAGGCAGCACGTGTCTTGTTGTTGGTGGTACCCTTGTTGTCAGATGAGTTGCTGTTCTCGTTGATAGGGGTGTTGCTGTTCGGTCTCATTCTCTTACCTCGACCGCGGCCATTTCTCATCTCCAGATCACTTGTAGGGGATTCACAAAACCTGCAGTAGTGTTGAAAATAAGAATTAGTGATGTCACAGTATCAATGACTGATTTCCATGCAACTCTGCTTTAGTTTAgattctgaaatgaaacaaaggaAAATCCTTTTAACATTAAATCACTGTGGATATAATTGGCTTTTTTGTCAACGATCAACATTCTTTCATGAAGAACAACAAATTTCAATAATTGATCTTAATAAGATCAAAAATAAGTATTAGTACTAAGTATTTAACCCCTTTACTATCACACACCAAAATCGTCATTGGTGCAGTCCATTGAGTGTAATGGAACCTCATTATTTATTGTTACATAACTACACAGAACCAAACCATTTGATTGTAcaagttaaatgaaaaattgtCAGGTTTGGCGATTGTAATGCTCtctaatgttgttgtttttttaatacctATGCAGTGTTTCCCAAGGATTTTAGGGGGCAAATATTTTAATTCCCAAGTGGTTTTTGACAAGTACCCGAACAACATATACAGCTCCACTGCTTTATGTCTAGTCAAACAAATAACATGGGTTGATTGCATATTGTGACTGGCCAGTGAGCTCAGTCCAGCACATACAAGCAAGCTCCAGCATGGGAATCACAGACATAGAGAGGGCTGgtaaaaagacagacagggatgGTAAAaattttatggatttttttaatGGCCCACCAGCCCACCGATGGCCAGTCCAACTATGACAGACAGGTCCGTTGTCAATGCATTTGTGAGAGTGAGAGCGGGGCAAGGAGAGGCAGATCAATGTGCTGCGCACAGGTGTACAATGAAAAAAGATTTTACCCATtagaaattgtaaaaaaaaaaaaaaagaaaatcactatATGACTCTAATGGCTGTCAATGTCAATATGGTGGCAGGCCGccacaaacaaatcaatatATGGGAAACACTGCTATGCTTCTGAAGGCATTATTGTTTACCTCTATTCAACACGTATTTACAAGATTTTAGGATATGTCTGTGGTTGGCCATATTCTTCTCAAGTTCATTTGTTCTACCAGaggtttgtttatatttcttacTGAGAATCTCACATACACAGTTATTTACTGTATTGGTATGCCAAATAACATGCCACACTTCCACATTACCTGACAGAAAATTCCGAATACAGAAAATAAGTCATAACAATAATACCAATGATGACAACGCTAAGTAGTTTCAGTCCTTTTGAGTCCCGAAcccaaaataaacagcaaaggTAAAGATATTTTGAATATGTACACCATTGTTGTGTCCCTGTCCTCTCATTGCATATCAAGCTGATATTTTGCGCACGACAAGTGAGTAAGCACTTTAAACATAGTCACGATTTtccaaatgaaaatgtaaacatcattGGAAAAGACAGCAGTGAACATTCCAGCTGCTTTGTAATCAAAACATACA
This window contains:
- the LOC130166947 gene encoding zinc finger protein 609-like isoform X2, whose translation is MSLSGGTAGGKGVDSNAVDTYDSGDEWDIGVGNLIIDLDADLEKDKLEMSGTKDGMAAPPSAVAALPDNIRFVSPVSGSQGKESKSKYKRSKNSKDNSSKASAGDGGKKETTGRTQGEPTGTAASAGAAGSNSTSGRNMEKGGKASRGVLSGKKEKEGATGKSKKDKTDGAPVVAIAAAEKDVVSQAHVALGNSRNTSFENTQSTDLAEANQMGNIALEPVGIVPALATKTEPEEVENGNSECKTLKKVKNEKMESPVSTPAPPPLHLLATVGNSEIASPCEQIMVRTRSVAVNTSDVALATEPECLGPCEPGTSVNLEGIVWQETEDGMLVVNVTWRNKTYVGTLLDCTRHDWAPPRFCESPTSDLEMRNGRGRGKRMRPNSNTPINENSNSSDNKGTTNNKTRAASNSKGRRGSQTPSERRTPPNSNTEDIKASPSSAGKRKTKPASDMEPNSSSEDTKGNKRMRTNSNSGGVGPTGLPIPSIKTEPLPPPLDRSCPSPVLIDCPHPNCNKKYKHINGLKYHQARAHNDDDIKLDLDGDSEYGEDSTLHPEPGNCNGASISQKGSLSPARSVTPKGRNFDAQSPSPSPGKFGSKQSKKKIAETDPETGGTPMDGCEDGPCLTDEASNDGLDDKRGSDKSKKSSTGTKADKMAQKNMKSPRPIGPGSTASQQMYSFPPGNPNSSPGLTPMIQGIPKSPQMKGTQPKPPAIGDPASGSSKDKKKKDKKKKDSGKEADSPKPPGKGGKLEEGKLPYSEPSDQGNKGEGLLNGSSDLHQSRLASIKAEADKIYSFSDNAPSPSIGVASRIDGSGMPQPLTPLHVVNQNGADNSSVKTNSPAYSDISDAGEDGEGKLEGVKVRTEDQAIRESVKKALFPNQTPNKESPYYAGYDAYYSPNYVNPSPSGPNQGTPVAEGQVKIKRDDDQDQVEEKVKVEVHEDRKPDSSAPGQQQQQQQQQQQQQQQQQQQQQQQQQQQQQQQQQQQQQPSVIQQRSNMYMQPLYYNQYAYVPPYAYHPDQAYHNHLMNTNPAYRQQYEERQRQMAEQHRAAEKKSDVAIKEREASMKEEWKQKSPMPPSLSKAPSQSDLGKTPQPPGKSRDSPSEPSSKTIGSIKGEDQKSQQAEGLKMKLTEGGHHVKEDSKQTLESRGQAGLEQAIWYRQYPESQKPQAEDEHQQQQPRWKDERDRERERDRKLKDDRPRPKDNQSGPKEDGKEGCDPRITSEDHRAMSKDSRSNPHMQFSSPLAQHQGYMPYMHGYPYGQGYDPNHPGYRGMPSVMMQNYPGSYLPGGYPFSPYGSKIAGGEEGNDKSRASPTVTKTATDSKALDILHQHASQYKSKSPTVGDKPPHDREREQDRGAAGDRERERERERERERDVDRPRSSPSQRIMPSHHHLAYPLLSGQYDLSYATGKPDRHTSTLQRFM